One stretch of Pseudomonas sp. NC02 DNA includes these proteins:
- a CDS encoding ABC transporter permease, with the protein MPEWISYYAGLIAKGLQTTLSLLVISAVLGFALAVLVALARLSRRKWLARCALGYTSVLRGTPLLIQIYIFYYGLGSLFAQFPMIRGSFLWPFLRDGYWYIVFALVLSVGAYVGEVIRGGLLAVPKGEMEAASAFGMTPRQALLRVRLPRAMRLLLPTLAGETVMLLKSTALASTIAVVDLLGAANVVRAQTLQIYQPLLLVAGVYLCLTFLIEALYAIAERRGTPLRRSAG; encoded by the coding sequence ATGCCTGAGTGGATAAGTTATTACGCAGGACTGATCGCCAAGGGCTTGCAGACGACGCTGTCGCTGCTGGTGATCTCGGCAGTGCTCGGCTTCGCCCTGGCGGTGCTGGTAGCGCTGGCGCGGCTGTCCCGGCGCAAGTGGCTGGCCCGTTGCGCACTGGGCTACACCAGTGTGCTGCGGGGCACGCCGTTGCTGATCCAGATCTACATCTTCTATTACGGCCTGGGCAGCCTGTTTGCCCAGTTCCCGATGATTCGCGGGAGTTTCCTCTGGCCGTTCCTGCGGGACGGTTACTGGTACATCGTGTTCGCCCTGGTGTTGTCGGTGGGCGCGTACGTCGGTGAAGTGATTCGCGGCGGGCTGCTGGCCGTGCCCAAGGGTGAAATGGAAGCCGCCTCGGCGTTCGGCATGACGCCACGCCAGGCACTGTTGCGGGTGCGCCTGCCACGGGCCATGCGCCTGCTGCTGCCGACCCTGGCGGGGGAGACGGTGATGCTGCTCAAGTCCACGGCGCTGGCCTCGACCATTGCCGTGGTCGACCTGCTTGGCGCCGCCAACGTGGTACGCGCCCAGACCTTGCAGATCTACCAGCCGCTGCTGCTGGTGGCCGGGGTCTACCTGTGCCTGACCTTTTTGATTGAAGCCCTGTACGCCATTGCCGAGCGACGCGGCACACCGTTGCGCAGGTCTGCCGGATGA
- a CDS encoding ABC transporter permease, whose product MFDLLSFSEQGWGNALLKGLWMTLQISAGSFAVGLLIGLVVACAKLSAPRPIAMLMRGYTTVFRAVPELLLILLLYYAGSMGLNALMLWLGFAQFNISGPLVAVLVLGLVQGAYASEIFRAAILAIPHGQIEAARAFGLSGFGLFRRVTLPIMAPYALAGMSNLWINLIKDSALISVVGTNELLYTAKQAAGSTRHYLLFYLTAAALYYLVTLASNYLSGRLERRIRRWMPVVE is encoded by the coding sequence ATGTTCGATCTACTCAGCTTCAGCGAACAAGGTTGGGGCAACGCATTGCTCAAGGGGTTATGGATGACCCTGCAGATCTCCGCCGGCTCGTTTGCGGTGGGGCTGCTGATCGGCCTGGTGGTGGCCTGCGCCAAGCTCAGTGCACCGCGCCCGATAGCCATGCTGATGCGCGGCTACACCACGGTGTTTCGCGCGGTGCCCGAGTTGCTGCTGATCCTGCTGCTGTATTACGCAGGCTCGATGGGCCTCAACGCATTGATGCTGTGGCTGGGGTTTGCGCAGTTCAACATCAGCGGCCCGCTGGTAGCGGTCCTGGTACTGGGGCTGGTGCAAGGCGCGTACGCCTCGGAGATTTTCCGCGCGGCGATCCTCGCGATTCCCCATGGCCAGATCGAAGCGGCGCGGGCGTTTGGCTTGAGCGGTTTTGGCCTGTTCCGTCGGGTGACCCTGCCGATCATGGCGCCATACGCCCTGGCGGGGATGTCCAACCTGTGGATCAATCTGATCAAGGACAGCGCGCTGATCAGCGTAGTGGGCACCAACGAACTGCTGTACACCGCCAAACAGGCGGCGGGCTCGACCCGGCATTACCTGTTGTTCTACCTCACGGCCGCCGCCTTGTATTACCTGGTGACACTGGCCTCCAACTACCTGTCCGGGCGCCTGGAGCGACGTATTCGTCGCTGGATGCCGGTTGTCGAGTGA
- a CDS encoding transporter substrate-binding domain-containing protein: MKSKRLAKWLSSAVLILAAGTALAAEKPIVFAVAAEPYPPFTVKGGNGEWSGFEVDLIHKLCGLMKAECQIKEVAWDGIIPSLLAKKIDVIFSSMSVTEEREKQIAFSRAYYDSLLGIAGPKGTTVEVSPAGLKGKIIGVQISTVSANYLKKYYENIADLKYYDTQESANADLIAGRTDLMMADGVAIAMMVKTPEAQGLAEIAEVPYDPIIGRGVGAGLRKEDTELKARLDKAIGELLVSKDYADLSQSVFGVSVSPCKRADTPAYVSKVCDSPYTN; encoded by the coding sequence ATGAAATCCAAACGATTGGCAAAGTGGTTGAGCAGTGCTGTGTTGATACTGGCGGCAGGTACTGCGTTGGCGGCGGAGAAACCCATTGTGTTCGCGGTGGCGGCAGAACCCTACCCACCGTTCACGGTGAAGGGCGGCAACGGGGAGTGGTCCGGCTTTGAGGTGGACCTGATTCACAAGCTCTGCGGCTTGATGAAGGCTGAGTGCCAGATCAAGGAAGTGGCCTGGGACGGGATTATTCCGTCGCTGCTGGCGAAGAAAATCGACGTGATTTTCTCCTCGATGTCGGTCACCGAAGAGCGCGAAAAACAGATCGCGTTCAGCCGCGCCTACTACGATTCGCTGCTGGGCATTGCCGGCCCCAAGGGCACCACCGTCGAAGTCTCGCCGGCAGGGCTGAAGGGCAAGATCATCGGCGTGCAGATCTCCACGGTCAGCGCCAACTACCTGAAGAAGTACTACGAGAACATTGCTGACCTGAAGTACTACGATACCCAGGAATCGGCCAACGCCGACCTGATTGCCGGGCGCACCGACCTGATGATGGCCGACGGCGTCGCCATCGCCATGATGGTCAAGACGCCTGAGGCCCAGGGCCTGGCCGAAATCGCCGAAGTGCCTTATGACCCGATCATCGGCCGCGGCGTGGGGGCTGGCCTGCGCAAGGAAGACACCGAACTCAAGGCCCGGCTCGACAAGGCCATCGGTGAGTTGCTGGTGAGCAAGGACTACGCCGACCTGTCCCAGAGCGTGTTTGGGGTATCGGTCAGCCCGTGCAAACGCGCCGACACGCCTGCCTATGTGAGCAAAGTCTGCGATAGCCCCTACACAAACTAA
- a CDS encoding aminotransferase class I/II-fold pyridoxal phosphate-dependent enzyme, protein MRFSPFVERIAGQGVAAWDIHHAAFQASSKGEDIIILSVGDPDFATPSFITDAAVEALRQGDTHYTEIPGRPALRDAIAARYSQSLARPLDAENVITVAGAQNALFVTSLCLLQAGDEVIVLDPMYVTYEATLKASGATLVRVPCSADSGFRLDPALLAAAITPRTRAIFFSNPNNPTGVVLNPQELQVIADLAIEHELWIVVDEVYESLVFDGEYHSLAALPGMADRCIVIGSLSKSHAMTGWRIGWIVAAPAMVAHAETLVLSMLYGLPGFVMEAATAAVLAHDEVTQGMRETYRRRRDLVVAGLGGCPGIHVRAPQAGMFVLVDVRDTGLGSLDFAWRLFREAGVSVLDAAAFGEPAQGFVRLSFTLGEARLAEACERISRFVAKLVGEPRIEPAAKIISVQPVAAKKMIEVLDLHKRFGNIEVLKGISLTAHEGEVISLIGASGSGKSTLLRCINMLEVPDQGSIHVDGESIKLNYGRPGAPLVADARQLVRIRSTLGMVFQNFNLWPHRTVLENLIEAPTQVLRESRAEAIERAEALLDRVGLAAKRNEYPAFLSGGQQQRVAIARALAMRPKVMLFDEPTSALDPELVGEVLRVIRSLAEEGRTMILVTHEMAFARDVSSKVAFLHQGLIEETGSPDSVFIDPRSERCRQFVNAHQTR, encoded by the coding sequence ATGCGGTTTTCACCTTTTGTCGAGCGAATTGCAGGGCAGGGCGTAGCCGCCTGGGACATCCACCACGCCGCCTTCCAGGCCAGCAGCAAAGGCGAAGACATCATCATCCTGAGTGTGGGCGATCCGGATTTCGCCACACCCTCGTTCATCACCGACGCCGCCGTCGAGGCCCTGCGCCAGGGCGACACCCACTACACCGAAATCCCCGGCCGCCCGGCACTGCGCGATGCCATCGCCGCGCGCTACAGCCAGTCCCTGGCTCGCCCGCTCGACGCTGAAAACGTCATCACCGTGGCCGGTGCGCAGAACGCCTTGTTCGTCACCTCGCTGTGCCTGTTGCAGGCCGGTGATGAAGTGATCGTGCTCGACCCGATGTACGTCACCTACGAAGCGACCCTCAAGGCCAGCGGCGCAACGCTGGTGCGGGTGCCGTGTTCCGCCGACTCGGGCTTTCGCCTCGACCCGGCACTGCTGGCTGCCGCCATTACGCCTCGCACCCGGGCGATCTTCTTCTCCAACCCCAACAATCCCACCGGCGTTGTCCTCAACCCTCAGGAATTGCAGGTGATCGCCGACCTGGCGATCGAGCATGAACTGTGGATCGTGGTGGACGAGGTCTACGAAAGCCTGGTGTTCGATGGCGAATACCATAGCCTGGCCGCGTTGCCGGGCATGGCCGATCGCTGCATCGTGATCGGCAGCCTGTCCAAGTCCCATGCCATGACCGGCTGGCGCATCGGCTGGATCGTCGCCGCGCCTGCGATGGTGGCCCACGCGGAAACCCTGGTATTGAGCATGCTCTACGGCTTGCCGGGGTTCGTGATGGAGGCCGCGACCGCCGCCGTGCTGGCCCACGATGAAGTCACCCAGGGCATGCGCGAAACCTACCGCCGTCGCCGCGACCTGGTGGTAGCAGGCCTCGGCGGTTGCCCGGGCATTCACGTGCGGGCCCCGCAGGCAGGCATGTTCGTGTTGGTGGATGTGCGGGACACCGGCCTCGGCTCCCTGGATTTCGCCTGGCGGCTGTTCCGCGAAGCAGGGGTTTCCGTGCTGGATGCCGCGGCCTTCGGCGAGCCGGCCCAGGGTTTTGTGCGGCTGTCGTTTACCCTGGGTGAAGCGCGACTGGCCGAAGCCTGTGAACGTATCAGCCGCTTCGTCGCCAAGCTCGTCGGAGAACCGCGAATCGAGCCTGCGGCGAAAATCATCAGCGTACAGCCGGTGGCGGCGAAGAAGATGATCGAGGTGCTCGATCTGCACAAACGCTTTGGCAATATCGAGGTGCTCAAGGGCATCTCCCTGACCGCCCACGAAGGCGAGGTGATCTCGCTGATCGGCGCCAGCGGCTCGGGCAAAAGCACCTTGCTGCGCTGCATCAACATGCTCGAAGTGCCGGACCAGGGCAGCATCCACGTCGACGGTGAAAGCATCAAGCTCAACTACGGCCGGCCCGGCGCACCGCTGGTGGCCGACGCCAGGCAACTGGTGCGGATTCGCTCGACACTCGGCATGGTGTTCCAGAACTTCAACTTGTGGCCCCATCGCACCGTGCTGGAGAACCTGATCGAAGCGCCGACCCAGGTGCTGCGCGAAAGCCGGGCCGAAGCCATCGAGCGCGCCGAAGCCTTGCTCGACCGGGTTGGCCTGGCCGCCAAGCGCAATGAATACCCGGCGTTCCTCTCCGGCGGCCAGCAGCAGCGGGTGGCCATCGCCCGAGCCCTGGCCATGCGCCCCAAAGTCATGCTGTTCGACGAACCCACCTCGGCCCTCGACCCGGAGCTGGTGGGCGAAGTCCTGCGGGTGATTCGCTCCCTGGCCGAAGAAGGCCGCACCATGATCCTGGTGACCCATGAAATGGCGTTCGCCCGGGATGTGTCATCCAAAGTCGCGTTTTTGCATCAAGGCCTGATCGAGGAAACCGGCTCGCCGGACTCGGTGTTTATCGACCCACGCAGTGAACGTTGCCGGCAGTTCGTCAACGCGCATCAAACTCGCTAA
- a CDS encoding CDP-diacylglycerol diphosphatase has translation MKRGPLFKIMGGLLCVVAVAAAWKWRGNPDVLWQIVSRQCVPDQNQHQNPRPCLEVDPDKGFALLKDLNGPYQDLLIPTDKVTGIEDVALARDLLPHYFAQAWKHHDVLSAGLQTPIADRYVSLAINSRYGRTQNQLHIHIACLRPDIFNTLNERAATLDEHWQTLPVKLQGHTYSARTLSAVEFDLRDPLAILNDYVQAQGDAMASYSLLLAPAANGNFVLLTTRLTLKEWNLASAEELQDRQCNLMGKPPQRPVLAVNDIR, from the coding sequence ATGAAGCGCGGTCCCTTGTTCAAGATCATGGGTGGTTTGCTGTGTGTGGTGGCGGTGGCAGCCGCCTGGAAATGGCGCGGCAATCCCGATGTGCTGTGGCAGATCGTCAGCCGTCAATGCGTGCCCGACCAGAACCAGCACCAGAATCCGCGCCCCTGCCTCGAGGTTGATCCGGACAAGGGGTTCGCGCTGCTCAAGGACCTCAACGGCCCGTACCAGGACTTACTGATCCCCACCGATAAAGTCACCGGAATCGAAGACGTCGCGCTGGCCCGGGACTTGTTGCCGCATTACTTTGCCCAGGCCTGGAAACACCACGATGTACTCTCGGCCGGCCTGCAAACACCGATTGCCGACCGTTATGTATCCCTGGCGATCAACTCGCGGTATGGCCGCACGCAAAACCAGTTGCACATTCATATCGCCTGCCTGCGCCCCGACATTTTCAACACCCTCAATGAACGCGCGGCAACCCTCGACGAGCACTGGCAAACCCTGCCGGTAAAACTGCAGGGGCATACCTACAGTGCCCGTACGTTGTCGGCGGTGGAATTCGACCTGCGCGACCCATTGGCCATCCTGAATGACTACGTGCAGGCCCAGGGCGATGCCATGGCCAGTTACAGCTTGCTGTTGGCACCGGCGGCGAACGGCAACTTCGTACTGTTGACCACGCGGTTGACGCTCAAGGAATGGAACCTGGCCTCCGCCGAAGAACTGCAGGACCGCCAATGCAACCTGATGGGCAAACCACCACAACGACCTGTTTTAGCTGTTAACGACATCCGGTGA
- a CDS encoding aldo/keto reductase has product MSIETIKIPGIDKAVSRIALGTWSMGGSMWGGADNEVSVKTIRHALASGINFIDSAPVYGLGLSEELIGRALRGVRHTAVIATKAGLQWDDGTVRRNATARRIRKEIEDSLLRLETDYIDLYQIHWPDPLVAQEETAGELEKLRREGKILAVGVSNYSPAQMDDFRQYTHLDTVQPPYNLFERAIDSDILPYAKQNSLVVLAYGSLCRGLLSGSMHAATGFTGDDVRKLDPKFKAPRFEQYLAAVAALDVYARECHGKSVLALALRWVLDQGPTVALWGARRPEQLKGVEDAFGWQLTADDLQHIDRILASTIKDPVGPEFMAPAQR; this is encoded by the coding sequence ATGAGTATCGAAACCATCAAGATCCCGGGCATCGACAAGGCCGTCTCGCGGATTGCCCTGGGCACCTGGTCCATGGGTGGCTCGATGTGGGGCGGCGCCGATAATGAGGTCTCGGTCAAGACCATTCGCCATGCGCTGGCCAGCGGCATCAACTTTATCGACAGTGCGCCGGTCTACGGCCTTGGGCTGTCGGAAGAACTGATCGGCCGGGCCCTGCGCGGCGTACGCCACACGGCGGTGATCGCCACCAAGGCCGGGTTGCAATGGGACGACGGCACGGTGCGCCGCAATGCCACGGCCCGACGTATCCGCAAGGAAATCGAAGACTCACTGCTGCGCCTCGAAACCGACTACATCGACCTCTACCAGATTCACTGGCCCGACCCGTTGGTAGCTCAGGAGGAAACCGCCGGCGAGCTGGAAAAACTGCGCCGTGAAGGCAAGATCCTTGCCGTGGGGGTGAGCAATTATTCGCCTGCGCAAATGGACGATTTCCGCCAGTACACGCACCTGGACACCGTGCAGCCGCCCTACAACCTGTTTGAGCGGGCGATCGACAGCGATATCCTGCCGTACGCCAAGCAAAATTCACTGGTGGTTTTGGCTTACGGTTCGCTGTGCCGGGGTTTGTTGAGCGGCAGCATGCACGCGGCCACGGGTTTTACCGGGGATGACGTGCGCAAGCTCGACCCGAAATTCAAGGCGCCACGCTTTGAGCAGTACCTGGCGGCGGTCGCGGCATTGGACGTGTACGCTCGCGAATGCCACGGCAAGTCTGTGCTGGCCCTGGCGTTGCGCTGGGTGCTGGACCAGGGCCCCACGGTTGCACTGTGGGGCGCCCGCCGGCCGGAGCAGCTCAAAGGCGTTGAAGATGCGTTCGGCTGGCAGCTCACGGCCGATGACCTGCAACATATCGACCGTATTCTGGCCAGCACGATAAAAGACCCGGTAGGGCCGGAGTTCATGGCCCCGGCCCAGCGTTAA
- a CDS encoding LysR family transcriptional regulator: protein MAAFNRSELADLNVFMAIIRRRSFRHAANELGVTTSALSHTMRNLETRLGVKLLYRTSRAVEPTDAGVVLAEKLSAGFATIQDGLDTLELYREAPIGRLRLNVPRDAAVLLISPVLGEFTRTYPQLRLDVMIEDRMLDIVAEGYDAGIRYGATVPQDMVAVPLTGELRWIMVASPAYLAQAGTPAVPRDLLTHSCVRMYLGDKTTYKWELGNGVRQQRLDVPGHFSAADTQTIVDAALQGVGIAYCLENRVLAELADGRLVEVLPDWACIGAPLCMYYPSRRQSQPGLRQLIDMIRLRTAAHP, encoded by the coding sequence ATGGCTGCGTTCAATCGCTCCGAGTTGGCCGACCTGAATGTCTTCATGGCGATCATCCGTCGCCGCAGTTTCCGGCATGCCGCCAATGAACTTGGCGTCACCACCTCGGCCCTGAGCCACACCATGCGCAACCTGGAAACGCGCCTGGGGGTCAAATTGCTGTATCGCACCAGCCGCGCCGTAGAGCCTACCGATGCCGGTGTGGTACTGGCGGAAAAACTCAGTGCCGGCTTTGCGACGATCCAGGACGGCCTCGACACCCTCGAACTGTACCGCGAGGCGCCGATTGGCCGCCTGCGCCTGAACGTACCCCGGGATGCCGCGGTGCTGCTGATTTCGCCGGTGCTCGGCGAGTTCACCCGCACCTACCCGCAACTGCGCCTGGACGTGATGATCGAGGACCGCATGCTCGACATCGTCGCAGAGGGCTACGACGCAGGGATCCGCTATGGCGCCACGGTGCCCCAGGACATGGTGGCCGTGCCGCTGACCGGCGAGCTGCGCTGGATCATGGTCGCCTCCCCGGCCTACCTCGCACAGGCAGGGACACCCGCAGTGCCCAGGGACTTGCTCACGCACTCCTGTGTACGCATGTACCTGGGCGACAAGACCACCTACAAATGGGAACTGGGCAATGGCGTACGCCAGCAGCGGCTCGATGTGCCCGGCCACTTCAGCGCGGCCGACACCCAGACCATCGTTGATGCGGCCCTGCAAGGCGTGGGTATCGCCTACTGCCTGGAGAATCGCGTGCTGGCGGAACTGGCCGACGGGCGCCTGGTGGAAGTGCTGCCCGACTGGGCCTGCATCGGCGCGCCGCTGTGCATGTACTACCCCAGCCGGCGTCAGTCGCAGCCGGGATTGCGCCAACTGATCGACATGATTCGGCTGAGGACCGCGGCGCACCCTTAG
- a CDS encoding sodium:proton antiporter, whose product MTFIQWMAVLGAVLLTLALTSSYLRWMPVTTSAVCLLLGVCIGPLGMDLLHLDIKASASWMEHLTEVAVLFSLFVSGLKLRLPLKHRTWRIAFGMAGPVMLLTILGTCLVLHWLLGLSWGVSLLVGAILAPTDPVLAGLVQVNNAQDYDALRFGLSGEAGLNDGTAFPFVIFALIFMQHGGFDGDWLGGWVLKNLLWAVPAGLLVGYWMGRGIGRVTLKMRITNADSTLSPNDYLTLALIALAYVVAEAIGGYGFLSVFAAGLGLRQAEFKSTGNSQTPAEHLAQPVVGHMEVEPEHALHGDVGQLQDTQIAAGVMMGDMLAFGGLVERSMEVFLVTLLGVVLVSHWDWRALAVGAALFCVIRPLSVLSIPWGSLLNRHQRGLVGWFGIRGIGSIYYLFYAINHGLVGTSSAVAVNLTLSVIALSIVVHGLSTQPMLAWYERRAQAQQ is encoded by the coding sequence ATGACCTTCATCCAATGGATGGCCGTACTGGGCGCGGTGTTGCTCACCCTCGCCCTCACCTCCTCCTACCTGCGCTGGATGCCGGTCACCACCTCGGCGGTGTGCCTGTTGCTCGGCGTGTGTATCGGCCCGCTGGGCATGGACCTGCTGCATCTGGACATCAAGGCCTCGGCCAGTTGGATGGAACACCTGACGGAAGTCGCGGTGCTGTTTTCGCTGTTCGTCAGCGGGCTGAAACTGCGCCTGCCCCTCAAGCACCGAACCTGGCGCATTGCGTTTGGCATGGCCGGGCCGGTGATGCTCTTGACCATCCTCGGGACGTGCCTGGTGCTGCATTGGCTGCTGGGGTTGTCGTGGGGGGTTTCACTGCTGGTGGGGGCGATTCTTGCGCCCACCGACCCGGTGCTCGCGGGCCTGGTGCAGGTCAATAACGCGCAGGATTATGACGCGCTGCGCTTCGGTCTTTCCGGTGAGGCAGGCTTGAACGACGGCACGGCCTTCCCGTTCGTGATCTTTGCGCTGATTTTCATGCAGCACGGCGGGTTCGACGGTGACTGGCTGGGCGGCTGGGTGCTGAAAAACCTGCTCTGGGCCGTACCTGCCGGGTTGCTCGTGGGCTACTGGATGGGGCGTGGCATCGGTCGCGTCACCCTGAAGATGCGTATCACCAATGCCGACAGCACCCTGTCACCGAATGACTACCTGACGCTGGCCCTGATCGCCCTCGCCTATGTGGTGGCCGAAGCCATCGGCGGCTACGGCTTCCTGTCGGTATTTGCCGCCGGCCTGGGGCTGCGCCAGGCCGAGTTCAAGTCCACCGGCAACTCACAAACCCCGGCGGAACATCTGGCACAGCCGGTGGTTGGCCACATGGAAGTTGAGCCGGAGCATGCGTTGCATGGCGATGTCGGGCAACTGCAGGACACGCAAATCGCCGCCGGGGTGATGATGGGCGACATGCTCGCCTTTGGTGGGCTGGTGGAGCGTTCGATGGAAGTGTTCCTGGTGACCTTGCTGGGCGTGGTGCTGGTCAGCCATTGGGACTGGCGGGCGCTGGCGGTGGGGGCGGCGCTGTTTTGCGTGATTCGCCCCCTCAGCGTGCTGTCGATACCCTGGGGCAGCTTGCTGAATCGCCATCAGCGCGGGCTGGTGGGCTGGTTCGGGATTCGCGGGATCGGCAGCATCTACTACCTGTTCTATGCCATCAACCACGGGCTGGTGGGCACCAGCAGTGCGGTCGCGGTGAACCTGACGCTGTCAGTCATTGCCCTGAGCATCGTGGTTCATGGTCTCAGCACGCAGCCGATGCTGGCGTGGTATGAACGACGTGCCCAGGCACAACAATGA
- a CDS encoding circularly permuted type 2 ATP-grasp protein, whose translation MARSFFDEMNDAQGVCRAHYQEFSRWLANTPPELLAQRRREADLLFHRAGITFTLYGDEQDTERLIPFDIIPRSIPASEWSVIERGCIQRVNALNMFLADIYHDQRIIKAGIIPADQVLGNEGYQKAMVGLDLHRDIYSHISGVDLVRDGDGTYYVLEDNLRTPSGVSYMLEDRKMMMRLFPEVFAKQRIAPVDHYPNLLLKTLKSSSRLDNPNVVVLTPGRFNSAFFEHAFLAREMGVELVEGADLFVHDLKVFMRTTDGPKAVDVIYRRIDDAFLDPQAFNPDSMLGVPGLVAAYCAGNVVLANAIGTGVADDKSIYPYVPEMIRFYLDEEPVLQNVPTFQCRKPDELSHVLAHLPELVVKETQGSGGYGMLVGPASSAAEIEDFRQRIKARPHAYIAQPTLSLSTCPTFVENGIAPRHIDLRPFVLSGKETRLVPGGLTRVALREGSLIVNSSQGGGTKDTWVVEG comes from the coding sequence ATGGCTCGATCTTTCTTTGATGAAATGAATGACGCACAAGGCGTTTGCCGTGCGCATTATCAGGAATTCTCCCGCTGGCTGGCCAACACGCCGCCAGAACTGCTGGCCCAGCGCCGCCGTGAAGCCGACCTGCTGTTTCACCGCGCGGGGATCACCTTCACCCTGTATGGCGACGAGCAAGACACCGAGCGCCTGATCCCCTTCGATATCATCCCCCGCAGCATCCCCGCCAGTGAGTGGAGTGTCATCGAGCGTGGCTGTATCCAGCGGGTGAATGCGCTGAACATGTTCCTTGCCGACATCTACCACGACCAACGCATCATCAAGGCCGGGATCATTCCCGCCGATCAGGTGCTGGGCAACGAGGGATACCAGAAAGCCATGGTCGGCCTGGACCTGCACCGCGATATCTACTCGCACATCTCCGGGGTCGACCTGGTGCGCGATGGCGACGGCACCTACTACGTGCTCGAAGACAACCTGCGTACCCCCAGCGGCGTGAGCTACATGCTCGAAGACCGCAAGATGATGATGCGCCTGTTCCCCGAGGTGTTCGCCAAGCAACGCATCGCCCCGGTGGACCACTATCCCAACCTGCTGCTCAAGACCCTGAAAAGCTCCAGCCGCCTGGACAACCCGAATGTGGTGGTGCTGACGCCGGGCCGGTTTAACAGCGCGTTCTTCGAGCATGCATTCCTGGCCCGGGAAATGGGCGTGGAGCTGGTGGAAGGCGCCGACCTGTTCGTGCACGACCTCAAGGTGTTCATGCGTACCACCGACGGCCCCAAGGCCGTGGATGTGATCTACCGCCGCATCGACGATGCCTTCCTCGATCCGCAGGCTTTCAACCCCGATTCGATGCTCGGCGTGCCCGGCCTGGTCGCGGCGTACTGCGCGGGCAACGTAGTGCTGGCGAATGCGATCGGCACCGGCGTGGCGGACGACAAGTCGATCTACCCGTACGTGCCGGAAATGATCCGGTTCTACCTGGATGAAGAGCCGGTCCTGCAAAACGTGCCGACGTTCCAGTGCCGCAAGCCGGATGAGCTGTCCCACGTACTGGCGCACCTGCCGGAACTGGTGGTCAAGGAAACCCAGGGTTCCGGCGGCTACGGCATGCTGGTGGGCCCGGCGTCCAGCGCGGCCGAGATCGAGGACTTCCGCCAGCGTATCAAGGCCCGCCCTCACGCCTACATCGCCCAACCGACCTTGAGCCTGTCCACTTGCCCGACATTTGTCGAAAACGGCATCGCGCCGCGGCATATCGACCTGCGACCGTTCGTGCTCTCGGGCAAGGAAACCCGCCTGGTGCCCGGTGGCTTGACCCGCGTGGCGCTGCGCGAAGGCTCATTGATCGTCAACTCGTCGCAAGGCGGCGGAACCAAGGACACCTGGGTGGTGGAGGGCTGA
- a CDS encoding alpha-E domain-containing protein: protein MLSRTAADLYWMSRYLERAENLARMLEVSYSLSLMPQAGRSDGLDELAMSLLSSGTLDSYLERHQQLDAERMLHFFALDEENPASIYNCLRAARGNAHAVRGRITADMWENLNATWLEMRSIAAGGLARHGISHFCDWVKQRSHLFRGATSGTIMRNDAYRFIRLGTFVERADNTLRLLDARYEMFGEESEEVSDLSARGYYQWSALLRALSSFEAYTELYPNALNARSVSELLLLRSDVPRSLHACIEELSHILADLPGSYGRTAQRLAAEFEARLRYTGIDEILEDGLHSRLTDFIDTVRELARAIHSSYLEVV, encoded by the coding sequence ATGCTGAGTAGAACCGCCGCAGATCTGTATTGGATGTCCCGTTACCTGGAGCGTGCCGAGAACCTGGCGCGCATGCTGGAAGTCAGTTATTCGCTGTCGTTGATGCCCCAGGCCGGGCGCAGTGACGGGCTGGACGAGTTGGCCATGTCGCTGCTCAGCAGCGGCACCCTGGACAGTTACCTTGAGCGCCATCAGCAACTGGACGCCGAGCGCATGCTGCACTTCTTCGCCCTCGACGAGGAAAACCCCGCCAGTATCTACAATTGCCTGCGGGCTGCACGGGGTAATGCCCATGCGGTACGGGGGCGGATCACGGCTGATATGTGGGAAAACCTCAACGCCACCTGGCTGGAGATGCGCAGTATTGCGGCCGGCGGGTTGGCGCGGCATGGCATCAGCCACTTTTGTGACTGGGTGAAGCAGCGCTCGCACCTGTTTCGTGGGGCGACGTCCGGGACGATCATGCGTAACGATGCGTATCGGTTTATTCGGCTGGGGACGTTTGTCGAGCGGGCGGATAACACGTTGCGGTTGCTGGACGCGCGGTATGAAATGTTTGGGGAAGAGTCCGAGGAAGTCAGCGACCTTTCGGCACGCGGGTATTACCAGTGGAGCGCGTTGTTGCGGGCGCTGTCGTCGTTTGAGGCGTATACCGAGCTGTACCCGAATGCGCTGAATGCGCGGTCGGTGTCGGAGTTGTTGCTGTTGCGCAGTGATGTGCCGCGCTCGTTGCATGCGTGTATCGAGGAGTTGAGCCATATCCTGGCGGACCTGCCGGGGAGTTATGGGCGTACGGCCCAGCGTTTGGCGGCGGAGTTTGAGGCGCGGCTGAGGTATACGGGGATTGATGAGATTCTGGAGGATGGGCTGCATAGCCGGTTGACGGATTTTATCGACACCGTGCGGGAGTTGGCGCGGGCGATTCATAGCTCCTACCTTGAAGTCGTCTGA